One genomic segment of Epinephelus fuscoguttatus linkage group LG19, E.fuscoguttatus.final_Chr_v1 includes these proteins:
- the gpatch8 gene encoding G patch domain-containing protein 8 isoform X3, which yields MGMGRMEMELDYAEDATEKRRVLEVEKEDTEELRQKYKDQMEKEKAIAKALEDLRANFYCELCDKQYTKHQEFDNHINSYDHAHKQRLKELKQREFARNVSSRSRKDGKKQEKMLRRLHELAEQRKQQDRTPGSGPMFKTTTVAVDGEKSEDGDMTPENTALTDCVLEGSLADKTGESSPKPGPTISFSLGKNSSSSPTPSGGSKVSVSFSFAKKAPVKLETAAAVFADHGEEAMEEEDGQEGEKAGGQEETSGCGTDSPKAGSGGGEGGDSASVVGTEEVQQPDDGASLASTLNKLKMMMKKEEGYAGQEPQYYHYIPPAHCRVKPHFQFLLFMKASDQCTSKDEEDEEEGQEEKKVEDSSEQKEPNVTECKTEKERVDDTLSPDPEPAPPSPKVKTEDASSCTADAAPVVPTSPTQKAECTQETLDSSSGPKIPTGPFFPVLSKDESTTLQWPSELLEFTKAQPSLSYSCNPLYFDFKLSRNKGARGGKAAKSPKPCEESEDKGQETAASTAEVDIATKPGTSTDKDKSLVKGEPGQPEGDEQKPAAGSSGAKKKKKKKKHKKSAKHSKRKGKDKGAKENAEGETEVMQEKPKKKKKHKRKKSKNKAPDQDEAPGDEKEKAKPKSEDKAIASSVQLTTGGGGATGNTGVELGKRKRATKEVPCKSGAEEGGAGKGTDKVNSSEEHSGTKRQKTDSSAPQSASCSTSAQKSPGPGRPPSSESEEEGGSNTQRSRHHRSSPREQRRHHSEESGRSCSRSSRRGERRGSSRRRHRGQTSRSHSYSSSSERSSAGSSAYSHRSRSYSDSYSDYSTEGRRRRHSKRSSDSEYERRGSRGRRRSRRHQYSSSSSEDSRSRSRSYSRRKRHRRHHRSSSRSSSSWSRSTSARSWRRSYSRSHSSASRSSSSTKGSPRRRGPRARGDTDAHRRDFNRSCIYRSQSPRSSSSRGLNRNTHSSSSQSLRPGGSRDAGEQKNTLTARQLLEKVQSKKSSDDSATGTKSGIKIKDPPQGYFGPKLPPTLGNKAMLPLFGKLQAGKKPLIPLTRPDEGEKSGAGKCSEAEAEVILVEPIREFPPPPPPPAPPVQKVEEAPQITVVQEETQHPTTEAQVHQEPRPLFEQEPSMMMPQYQGESGQDPSQISMMESLMPEMQQQQQQPPMHAYPAYPPPNLEEDGMEAEEDGLAPLESQPITFTPEEMEKYSKLQQAAQQHIQQQLLAKQVKTFPSAAAAAAAAAAAANLAPAPPPPALQQIHIQQPTVSVASGTSITTVQHAILQHHAATAAAMGIHPAHAHHPHPAHAQLAQVHHIPQHHLTPISLSPLGHSLGHSLGHSLGHAGLIPAHPTAFLSGQPIHIIPASALHHTPLALHHVPHTALYPTLFTPRPSQAAAAAALQLHPLLHPIFSGQDLQHPPNHGS from the exons ATGGGAATGGGACGGATGGAGATGGAG CTGGACTATGCAGAGGACGCcacagagaagagaagagtgCTCGAAGTGGAGAAAGAGGACACAGAAGAACTGCGGCAAAAATACAAG GACCAGATGGAAAAGGAGAAAGCCATTGCCAAGGCTCTGGAAGACCTGAGAGCCAATTTCTACTGTGAGCTATGTGACAAGCAGTACACCAAACACCAGGAATTTGACAACCACATTAACTCGTATGACCACGCTCACAAGCAG AGGCTGAAAGAGCTGAAGCAGCGAGAGTTTGCTCGTAACGTGTCATCTCGCTCCAGAAAAGATGGAAAGAAGCAAGAAAAGATGCTGCGCCGATTGCATGAGCTGGCTGAGCAGAGGAAACAGCAGGACCG TACTCCAGGAAGCGGGCCCATGTTCAAAACTACCACAGTGGCTGTGGATGGAGAGAAGTCAGAAGATGGCGACATGACGCCTGAGAACACTGCTTTGACAGACTGTGTCCTGGAAGGATCACTGGCAGATAAAACCGGGGAATCCTCCCCGAAGCCAGGCCCAACCATCAGCTTCTCTCTGGGGAAGAACAGCTCCTCCTCGCCAACCCCCAGTGGCGGCTCCAAAGTCAGTGTGTCCTTCTCTTTTGCCAAGAAAGCCCCAGTAAAGCTGGAGACAGCAGCGGCAGTGTTTGCTGATCATGGAGAGGAAGCTATGGAGGAAGAAGATGGCCAGGAGGGAGAAAAGGCTGGAGGGCAGGAGGAGACATCTGGCTGCGGTACAGACAGCCCTAAAGCAGGAtcaggaggaggtgaaggaggagaCAGTGCTAGTGTGGTGGGGACGGAAGAGGTGCAGCAGCCTGATGATGGAGCCTCTCTAGCCTCCACtctcaacaaactgaaaatgatgatgaaaaaagagGAAGGATATGCTGGACAAGAGCCTCAGTACTATCACTATATACCTCCAGCTCACTGCCGGGTAAAGCCTCACTTCCAGTTTTTGCTGTTTATGAAGGCCAGTGATCAATGTACGAGCAAAGACGAGGAAGACGAGGAAGAAGGGCAGGAAGAGAAGAAGGTTGAAGATAGTTCTGAACAGAAGGAGCCCAATGTTACAGAGTGCAAGACTGAAAAAGAACGAGTTGATGACACTTTATCTCCTGACCCGGAGCCAGCTCCTCCATCGCCTAAAGTGAAGACGGAGGATGCCTCTTCATGCACAGCAGATGCAGCTCCTGTGGTCCCCACTTCCCCTACACAAAAAGCAGAGTGCACACAGGAAACTCTGGACTCCAGCTCGGGTCCTAAAATCCCCACAGGTCCCTTCTTCCCAGTTCTGAGCAAAGATGAGAGCACGACCCTACAGTGGCCCTCTGAGCTCCTCGAATTCACAAAAGCTCAGCCCTCCCTGTCTTACAGTTGTAATCCCCTCTACTTTGACTTCAAGCTGTCCCGCAACAAAGGAGCACGTGGTGGGAAAGCAGCAAAGTCCCCTAAGCCTTGTGAAGAGTCTGAGGACAAAGGGCAAGAGACGGCTGCCTCGACAGCTGAAGTAGACATAGCTACTAAACCTGGGACTAGCACTGACAAAGACAAGTCACTGGTGAAGGGAGAGCCTGGCCAACCAGAAGGTGACGAGCAAAAgcctgcagctggcagcagtggtgccaagaagaaaaagaaaaagaagaagcatAAGAAATCTGCAAAGCATTCAAAACGCAAGGGAAAAGACAAgggagcaaaagaaaatgcagaggGCGAGACTGAGGTTATGCAAGAGAAGcccaagaaaaagaaaaaacacaaacggaagaagagcaaaaacaaagcTCCAGATCAAGATGAGGCACCGGgtgatgaaaaagaaaaagctaaaCCAAAGTCAGAAGATAAAGCCATTGCCTCCTCTGTTCAGCTGACAACTGGAGGGGGAGGAGCTACGGGAAACACAGGAGTAGAACTGGGAAAGAGGAAACGTGCCACGAAGGAAGTGCCTTGCAAGTCtggagcagaggagggaggagccGGGAAAGGCACTGACAAGGTCAACTCCTCAGAGGAGCACAGTGGCACCAAGCGACAAAAGACTGATTCCAGTGCACCTCAAAGTGCCTCCTGCTCCACCTCAGCCCAAAAGAGCCCAGGTCCTGGTCGACCTCCCAGCAGCGAGAGTGAAGAAGAGGGTGGCTCTAATACACAGCGCTCTCGTCATCACAGGTCAAGTCCTCGGGAACAACGCCGCCACCATAGTGAGGAATCAGGGCGGTCTTGCAGTCGTTCTTCAAGACGTGGGGAAAGACGAGGCAGCAGTCGTAGGCGCCATCGTGGCCAAACCTCCCGTAGTCATTCATACTCCAGCAGCTCCGAGCGCTCCTCAGCCGGCAGCAGTGCCTACAGCCACCGTAGCCGCAGCTACTCAGACAGCTACAGCGACTACAGCACAGAGGGTCGCAGGCGGAGACACTCTAAACGTTCGTCAGACTCTGAGTATGAGAGGAGGGGCAGCCGAGGGCGTAGACGATCCAGGAGACATCAgtactcctcttcatcctcagaAGACTCCCGGTCACGTTCACGCAGCTACAGCCGCAGGAAGAGGCACCGGCGGCACCATCGGAGCAGCTCAAGAAGCTCCAGTAGCTGGAGCCGCAGCACCAGTGCGAGATCCTGGAGGCGCAGCTACAGCAGAAGCCACAGCTCAGCCAGCCGCTCCTCCAGTTCCACCAAAGGCTCTCCTCGCAGACGAGGCCCCAGGGCTCGAGGGGACACTGACGCACACCGGAGAGACTTCAACCGCTCTTGCATCTACCGCTCCCAGTCTCCACGTTCATCTTCATCACGAGGCCTTAATCGCAACACCCATTCATCCAGCTCACAGTCACTGAGGCCAGGGGGGTCCCGAGATGCCGGGGAACAGAAAAACACCCTCACTGCGCGCCAGCTGCTGGAGAAGGTTCAGTCTAAAAAAAGCTCTGATGATTCTGCCACAGGAACAAAATCTGGGATTAAGATTAAGGACCCACCACAGGGATACTTTGGTCCCAAACTTCCTCCAACCCTGGGAAACAAAGCCATGTTGCCGCTTTTTGGTAAGCTGCAGGCAGGGAAGAAACCACTGATCCCCCTAACCAGACCTGATGAGGGTGAGAAGTCAGGAGCAGGGAAGTGCTCCGAGGCTGAGGCAGAGGTTATTCTGGTTGAGCCTATAAGGGAGTtcccccctccaccaccacctccagctCCTCCGGTTCAGAAGGTTGAGGAGGCCCCGCAGATCACAGTGGTGCAAGAGGAGACACAGCACCCTACTACAGAAGCCCAGGTGCACCAAGAACCCCGGCCGTTGTTTGAACAGGAGCCTTCCATGATGATGCCCCAGTACCAAGGGGAATCAGGACAGGACCCTTCTCAGATCTCCATGATGGAGTCCCTCATGCCagaaatgcagcagcagcagcagcagcctccaaTGCATGCCTACCCTGCTTACCCACCACCCAACCTGGAGGAGGATGGCatggaggcagaggaggatggACTGGCTCCTTTAGAGAGTCAACCCATTACGTTTACGccagaggagatggagaaatACAGCAagctgcaacaggctgcacagCAGCACATCCAGCAGCAGCTTTTGGCCAAGCAGGTAAAGACATTTccgtctgctgctgcagctgcagcagccgcTGCAGCAGCTGCCAACTTGGCCCCAGCTCCCCCTCCCCCAGCCCTGCAGCAGATCCACATCCAGCAgcccactgtgtctgtagcctCCGGCACATCGATCACCACAGTGCAACACGCCATCCTGCAGCACCACGCTGCCACTGCTGCAGCCATGGGCATCCATCCAGCACATGCCCACCACCCACACCCTGCACATGCCCAGTTGGCCCAGGTACACCACATTCCCCAGCACCACCTTACCCCCATCTCCCTGTCTCCTTTGGGCCACTCCCTCGGTCATTCTCTGGGACACTCACTTGGACATGCTGGGCTGATTCCTGCCCACCCAACAGCCTTCCTCTCTGGTCAGCCTATACATATTATACCAGCTTCTGCACTTCACCACACCCCTTTAGCTCTCCACCATGTACCACATACAGCCCTCTACCCCACACTTTTCACACCTCGGCCCTCacaagctgctgcagcagcagctctccaACTTCATCCACTGTTACACCCAATTTTCTCAGGACAGGACCTCCAGCACCCACCTAACCATGGCTCTTGA